In the Setaria italica strain Yugu1 chromosome VI, Setaria_italica_v2.0, whole genome shotgun sequence genome, one interval contains:
- the LOC101778170 gene encoding hypersensitive-induced response protein 1 encodes MGQALGLIQVDQSTVAIKESFGKFDEILGPGCHFLPWCIGKQIAGYLSLRVQQLDVRCETKTKDNVFVNVVASVQYRALADKASDAFYRLTNTREQIQSYVFDVIRASVPKMNLDDTFEQKNEIAKAVEDELEKAMSMYGYEIVQTLIVDIEPDEHVKRAMNEINAAARLRVAANEKAEAEKILQIKRAEGDAESKYLAGLGIARQRQAIVDGLRDSVLAFSENVPGTSAKDVMDMVLVTQYFDTMKEIGASSKSSSVFIPHGPGAVKDIAAQIRDGSLQAKLV; translated from the exons ATGGGTCAAGCACTTGGATTGATTCAAGTGGATCAATCAACCGTAGCCATCAAGGAATCTTTTGGAAAGTTTGATGAGATCCTAGGGCCTGGGTGCCACTTCTTGCCATGGTGCATAGGCAAGCAGATTGCTGGGTATCTTTCACTGCGTGTTCAGCAGCTTGATGTCCGCTGCGAAACAAAGACAAAG GATAATGTCTTCGTCAATGTTGTGGCATCTGTGCAATACCGTGCCCTTGCTGACAAGGCCTCTGATGCCTTTTACAGGCTTACTAACACCAGGGAGCAGATCCAGTCATATGTCTTTGATG TCATCAGGGCTAGTGTTCCTAAGATGAACTTGGATGATACATTTGAGCAGAAGAATGAAATCGCTAAAGCTGTGGAAGATGAACTTGAAAAG GCAATGTCCATGTATGGATATGAGATCGTGCAGACCCTGATTGTTGATATTGAGCCTGATGAGCATGTGAAGAGAGCCATGAATGAGATCAATGCAG CTGCTAGACTAAGGGTGGCTGCCAACGAGAAAGCTGAAGCGGAGAAGATCCTGCAGATCAAGAGAGCCGAAGGTGATGCAGAATCCAAGTACTTGGCCGGTCTAGGTATCGCAAGGCAGCGCCAGGCTATAGTGGATGGGCTGAGAGACAGCGTCCTCGCCTTCTCTGAGAATGTCCCTGGGACCTCTGCAAAGGACGTCATGGACATGGTTCTGGTGACCCAGTACTTCGACACCATGAAGGAGATCGGGGCCTCTTCCAAGTCCTCTTCTGTCTTCATCCCTCATGGACCTGGTGCCGTCAAGGACATCGCGGCACAAATAAGGGACGGGTCGCTTCAGGCCAAGTTGGTGTGA